A region from the Bradyrhizobium erythrophlei genome encodes:
- a CDS encoding SseB family protein produces MFEPENSLEALMQAAAKDPGVAPAFYQALLETEIYVLTPEAAMKPGRRRSLKFQEKINIATVEFQGMKWHPAFTSKKRISDYVKEPETCLGAAARNLFEMLPDSNFWLNPLSECQKPLPASEIALLMNGKIFETLKKTR; encoded by the coding sequence GTGTTTGAGCCGGAAAACAGTCTCGAAGCCCTGATGCAGGCCGCAGCCAAGGATCCCGGTGTCGCTCCTGCATTCTATCAAGCGCTGCTTGAAACCGAGATTTATGTTCTGACTCCTGAAGCGGCAATGAAGCCTGGCCGCCGCCGATCGCTCAAATTTCAGGAAAAGATCAACATTGCCACAGTCGAATTCCAGGGCATGAAATGGCACCCTGCCTTTACCTCAAAGAAACGCATATCCGATTATGTAAAGGAACCGGAGACCTGTCTTGGGGCCGCCGCACGCAATCTGTTCGAAATGTTGCCCGACTCCAATTTCTGGCTCAATCCGCTGTCCGAGTGCCAGAAGCCACTCCCCGCGAGTGAAATCGCTCTTTTGATGAACGGCAAGATTTTCGAGACGCTAAAAAAGACGAGATAA